From the genome of Planctomycetota bacterium:
GCCTTGCAGTTTCACGAACTTGGCCGCGTCGTCCTGACAGCGCTTGCGAATCTGCGGCGCGACCATCGTCCTGGCCTTGTCGCCCAGATCCTTCATGACCTTGTGCTCGATCGGCAGACCGTGACAGTCCCAGCCGGGCACGAACGGCGTGTCGAACCCCATCATGCAGCGCGAACGCACCACAATATCCTTGAGCACCTTGTTCAAAAGATGCCCCAGATGAATCGGCCCGTTCGCGTACGGCGGACCATCGTGCAGCACGAACGATTCGCGCCCCTTGCGGGCGTCGCGCATGCGCTGATAAAGCCCGAGCTTGTCCCAGCGCTTCTGAAACTCCGGCTCGCGCTGCACCAGATTCGCCTTCATCGCGAAACTGGTCTTGGGCAGGTTCAACGTCTGTTTGTACGACCGTTTTTCGGCTTGCTCGCTCATGGCTGTCTTGATCCGTGATGGCAGACCGACATGATAGCACATGCCCCCCGGAATCTCGCATTCGGCGATGAATCAGAAGAATTGAACCGCCGAGACGCCGAGGACGCGGAGACAAAATGCCTTGAAACCTGCTTTACTGCGTGGCTCTCCGTGGCCCCCCGTGTTGAACTGCCTTCTCTCCGCGTCCTCGGCGTCTCGGCGGTTTATTCCCTCATGCCCCCCGCAAACCGCGCATCACCGCCGCGCGGTCTTTGGCGTTGAACAGGGCGCTGGCGGCGACGATGGCGTCGCAACCGGCTTCGCGGCACTGCCCCGCCGTCTTGTCGCTCACGCCGCCGTCCATCTCGATGCGCGTCGCCTGCGGCGAATGATCGCGCAGCCACCGCACCTTCGGCAGCACTTCGCGCTTGAACGACTGGCCCGAAAAGCCCGGCTGCACGCTCATCACCAGCACCATGTCCACCTTGCCAAGCACATGACCGATCGACTCGGCGGTCGTCCGCGGATTGATGACGATCCCGGCCTGACAGCCCGCCCCGTGAATCTGCTCGATCAGGTCCAGCTCATTGTGCGTCGCCCGCCCCGCCGTCGCTTCAATGTGGAAACTGATATTGTTCGCCCCCGCCTTCGCGAACGGCTCGACGTAGTCCTGCGGGTCCGTCACCATCAGATGCACATCCATGTAAACCTGCGGAAATTTCCTCCGCAGGTCTTCGAGCACCTTCGGGCCCATCGAGAGATTCGGCACGAAATGCCCGTCCATGATGTCCACATGCAGCCCGTCCGCCCCCAGCGCGATCACGTCCGCGCATTCGTCGGCGAGGCGCGAAAAGTCCGCTCCGAAAATCGAAGGGAAAATCAAGGGCAAGCGCGGCGGCGCGGCGAGTAGATGAGAGGTATTCATGCGGCCGATTGTAGCCCATTTGATCGAGGCGCTGAACCCCCTCTCCCTCCGGGAGAGGGCCGGGGTGAGGGTGGCCACGGAGTCGGGCGCGCTCGTCATCGGAAGCGGTCAGTGATTGAACGCCCCCTCACCCGGCCCTTGAGGGCCGACCTCTCCCCGAGGGAGAGGTGAAGAAAGCCGCTCATTTGATCGACACACGCCGCTCGTCCAACTCCGCTGACAACTTCCGCAGCACCTCCGCATGACCCGAATCATGCGCGAGATTGTGCATCTCGTTGGGGTCCTCATGCAGATCGTAAAGCTCCTCGAACGGCGGGGCGTCGCGGTGGTCAGGGTCGAGGGTGCGAATGTATTTGTATCGCTCGGTGCGGAGGGCCCAGAGCGGATGCGACCCCAGCGCGGGGGTCGGGGCTTCGTAATAAAAACTCGCGCGCCACTCGGTCCTTTCGTTATGCAAAAGCGGCAGCAGACTCGTGCCATGCATGTCGTCCGCGCCGCCGAGTTTCGCCAATGCGAGGATCGTCGGGGCGATGTCGGCGTTGAGCACCAGCTCATCGCGCACGGCCGGAGCGATGCCCGGGCCGGCGACCAGAAACGGGACGCGCATCGACGGCTCGTAGGCGAGGACCTTGCTGGTGAATCCGTGGTCCCCGATCATCCAGCCGTTGTCGCCCATCAGGAAGATGTACGTATTGTCGCGCAGGCCCATGCGATCGACCGCCGCCAGCAGTGCGCCGAGGCGCTGGTCCATGTCCGTCACCGCGGCGCGGTATCGCTTCATGTGATTGCGAATGTTCTCGGGCTTGTCGTAACCATATTCGAGCGCCTGCGTGCGCGAGCGCGCGGTCTTAAGATAAT
Proteins encoded in this window:
- the rpe gene encoding ribulose-phosphate 3-epimerase; this encodes MPLIFPSIFGADFSRLADECADVIALGADGLHVDIMDGHFVPNLSMGPKVLEDLRRKFPQVYMDVHLMVTDPQDYVEPFAKAGANNISFHIEATAGRATHNELDLIEQIHGAGCQAGIVINPRTTAESIGHVLGKVDMVLVMSVQPGFSGQSFKREVLPKVRWLRDHSPQATRIEMDGGVSDKTAGQCREAGCDAIVAASALFNAKDRAAVMRGLRGA